Within Wyeomyia smithii strain HCP4-BCI-WySm-NY-G18 chromosome 2, ASM2978416v1, whole genome shotgun sequence, the genomic segment AGCTTTGATTATCAAATTTTCGAATCAAATAAAAGATGTGCAACCTTACGTGAAATCCAATTTATCAGCAGAATCCTATCTTAAAATTTTAATCTCTACTAAAACATTGTCTATGGACGACAACCCAATACATGGATGTTTGTTTTCAgcgtttctgagctcaatttgtgataATTTTTCACGCTTTTGGCAATTCTGACCACAACCTCACATTTCTAAGTACCAACCAAGTGTTTGTGTTGGATCGTCACATTGTGAGCCATTCACTACTACTTCTGGAGTACCGCAAAGGAGCAATCTGGGCCCAATTTTGTTCTCAAAAAAGCAATCTGGGCCCAATTTTGTTCTCGTCAACGACGTTGCTGATATATTATCGCGAGGTCCTTTTTGCGGCCGgtataaaaatcatgattttagcTTGCCTTGGTGATTGGCTGAAACTACAAAAGTTGCTTGATGCCTTCGGTGATTTTCTGGCCACAAATGTGGCCTAGGATGTAAGAAATATTCTTGAGTTCCGATAGGCACGGCAAACCTGTCAATTTTCGGATGGTTTTGGTAACGGGTTGCCTAATaaatatgcttatttgcatcatggTCATAAGTGGGCGAACCGTTCCTGAAGCGAATCATCAAGATTAGAGATCGGCCAAGatctcatcgagaaatggctttTTGCATCCTGAAGTCCCCAAAAGAACCTGTAGTATGGCCCATACTGtatgggacatttacatttttgcatcaaagacaggcgggggcctagcgtggttggtaacgtctccaccgacataggtgtcgatggttgtgggatggcgtgatccactcacaaccaacccaactggtctagattcaatccgccgacaccgggagattttctgaggcgaaaaatctctgggatcacaccttccatcgcatgaggaagtaaagccgttggcgccggtccgttgatcaacgggtcgtaaATTAGGGTCCtagtggagtcgcctccccgggcgtcggtgattggcacaacaacagtggcggaaatagaccgacagaaaataagcgagaataaaaaaatatgcgagaataaaaataaaacgtgTGAAACCTCTAGCTCCACGATTTTTATCAGGACAAAAAAGACATACTTCTCAATATAGGCTGCATTAGCCACTCCAGGAACGACCCTGATGCCCCGAAGGAACCTGTGGTGGGAACATTTACAGTTCTGCATCAAGATGTAGTGCGCGAACCTATTTTCAAGATTTCTCATCAGAAATTTTCGTAAAGACATATTTCTAAGTACAGGTTGCATTGGTCAGTCCCGGAATCACCAGGATGGCTTTTTCTTGTCTTCAAACAgggcgaaaaagttttcacaaTTGAATTCCCTGATATCCCCTGATATTTCCTGAAATAAAACAtgaatttccctgatatttttcagtattcagaacaaaaaagtgcaacgtagatgaacgcaactttgaaatcccagtgaaaaaagtGTTCGATAGGATATGAAACCAAACAGTAAAGGTAACGCATTAACCTTTTACGCTAAAAAAATCCGTTTTGGCGCTAAAGAACCGTTTAAAAAAGAATTTTTCTTGGTTGTCTtagttgaaaattttccttGATTGTTATTCAGTTTTCCCCGATATTTCCTAATtttcctgatcgaaaaatgaattctctgacattccctgatttttcaggtttttctaGGTTTTCGACACTCTGTTCAAAGCCTTTTTTTGacgtttctggaaaaaaaaaatgggaccTACTTTGGCCTTATCTGGccacaatcatttttttgcgGCAATTCTGAACTAATTCaggataattttttatttcaacattttCTAGCGTTcgtttttcagcgattctgagtttCGTTCGAGATAATTTTTCAGTTTGGTTTTATCTAGCCTCTAGAAGCGTATTTCGACAGTGCtgcatttagaattttttttttttgggcttTAAAAACGTTTTTCGGTGGTTTCTGatctttttgtaaaatttggacTACTGCGACCTGTGTttcgatcttttgtggtatggtGCTGATCTTTATTCAGGATCTTTTCTATTTTAACCTTTCTGAGCTCAATGAATCCGTTTCTGAATTattcaaccaaagtttttttctgccGAATAATGAAATGTGTTATATTGATCATACATTTCAATGAACCAATGCTTGTTGCTTGAGAATCACGAGCAACTCACGAAAGTTCTCAAACTTTAGTTCGCAATGCAGTACTTTTTCGATTTCATGGCGctcaaaaaaaaaccgtgaatTAGACGAAATGatgaaaaattagaatttttgtgttggattcaattgaaactcattatattttgagtaaaatgatgccCTTTTCATAGTTCAATGGAATTTtagttcaagatacaaatgaacaaacaaaaaaaaagttagttcataatattttttccatagCACTTTCGTGAACTTTCTCACGGCAATTATACATGAATATCATGTGATTTGAACTGCCCATTCTTTAGCATGGTTATCTTCTTTTTCAACTGCTCGagtaatacgtaatttttgctccaaactcaatgaaatacgtatttgacggataatttttttttttttcaaaattatggctgcctcagaaaattgatcaaataaattgagttcataaaactgTACACATGCAAGGGCACaaggcacaagtgaaaatggaattacAAATACACTTTCTACAACTGGAAGTACAGTGTCTATTCTcgcgaaactgaacaattttcattagcagtggtatttttgtaactcacttgtaacctcatttatacgattaaaataatttatagTTGAGAATGTCCctaaaaactataattctgctcggtgcaagaagtgaagtgacccataattttagtaatgttatattttacggtgcacaattgtgggtcagtccatattttggctattttcatTACTTTCACATGATAATGCATCCAAGACTGAATAAattaacttattatcaagcttttacaacaataaaataacttgcattatgtattttgacgattttatagactaaatgattttgaatgccaaaagtggcCCATAATTGTGTATTTTGCGATGTAAGGAATATTTTTCTccccaaccgatttacacgcatcaactgcagtgaaactaattgttgatcgaaagtatacatcagaacacagagatagatagtaaaacattcgtagttgataatttttacggttttatatttatttttgaacattcagacaacacgttgactgacccttaattgtagagggactgtacatTACTCTTttgatttactttttttttgaaaaagtgtgataaaaacgaaacaaaaaaaaagtgagaaaatcgagcgtaaatttggcgagtagtgataaaaacgactattgataaaatcgaaaaagcactgtatctAACAAACGCATGCATTAAGAAAGTTATTCGGCGAGAGTTTTATGATTTGAAAATACGATAAGAATCATATTGCATCGTTGGCACTTGATTATTAATTTGAAAGTTGAGATTGAAgtcgaaaaatatattttacggtgtttttttttttcaagtcatTTTTGGTTGCCTACAAttcattttcagacagttttttcatgtaaacaaaggtttctgagctacaatacttcgaacaaaacctcccaagtaacaaaactggttttaacaAAGTTTTAAAGCGCTGTTTTGGTTGTATTAGgcctataaaactttgataaaaccaatattgttactagggctaTGACTACCCCTTTTCAGAAAGTTCcaggttttcagcgattctgagcttccTTAGtaatcatttttttccatttttcattcAGCCTTTTCCGGCGGTTCCGATCCCAGTTTGGGATCACCatttgttttggccttttctaatttttagaagcgtttttgtacaattctgagctcaatttgactTTTTCTACTTTTTTGCGGTTCTGAATtgaatttggaatatttttagATCTAAGAAAGTTCGTATTTTGATCTATTTGGTAAGGTACATACATATTTTCGTTATAATTTAAACTTTGAAacgcagaagttgttaaaaaatgattttattttttaaatttttcagatGGTACAACGCAAAATAAGTCATATGCTCTGTAGCCGGAAAAGTTTACATAGTTTTATCATGTTCAGGTTAAATAACTTTCAGGCGACTTCACATCAAACAAACtccaagaataaaaaaaaaacatttccacGGATATTTCTTAAAGTATGATAACTTGTTAGAACCAAAAATTGAGTTTTCCTATTGATGGCAGATAAACGATGAAACAAAATGTAACAATATAAATTTCCGTAAGTTGAGTTGAGCAGTTGAGCAACATGTTGCATGAAAAGCCATAAAATCTAAACAGCCtattaaagaattaaaaaatCGATGTGTGGTAATTTCAAGCCACTCCAAGCGTGCACAGCCAAGGAAATGACGACCGCCAAAAACTATTGTTTGTTCCAAATCTCACCGTCGTCAGTCACACCGCGACACCGCTTCAGCCTGACATGGATATTCCGTTTGGTTACTTGCCATACACACTTGGAAACACGCACGGGAAGTCACACCACGTTAATGAAGGCAAGCATGACTTTCGAAAACGCTGGGCCACGCGTAAAGTGCATTTTGATTGTATGGCACTGTGGTTACAATGAACGGTTTCGACGAACTCGTGGTCATATAAAAGCTGCTGTAATGAAGGTGATGCACGCAAAAATGAACAACACCGCACTATTCGGAATGCCAACAACAGACGGAACCAGCAGCGAGATGCTGCTGCTAATGGCCACAATAGAAACAATCAAGTGATACCGTTTGATGCCGCTAAAGATTAGTGTGACGATGAACGTGCCTCTGTTGGAGTTAAATAAAAATGCCGGGTGTATTGTAAATTGTGCAAGATGCATGCATGAAAGGTTGCAGACATGATGTTTACCTCTGCGGGTGCGATTTACTGCGCTGTTCGTGCCGACAGTGTAAGGTTCGAAGATCCCACCCTTCTACCCATTTGTATATAGTTATGTCAATTCTTATCTTCTATGGTCTTGAAAACAAGGCCGCTTGCATACATTGTAACAGTTCAATTATTTTACATACCCATGTAAAGTCGAGATTACAATAAAGTTTCAGAATGTCTAGTCGAAACAGTACACGTTCTTGAAACGAGTTCGCAATAACCAACGAACCGCCTGTGATAACGAGGAAAAGCACTTATAACTACTTCAACCAACTACGGATAGTGCAGTCATCTATCTCGAGAGTGGAAACTTTAAACATCGCGGGACAGGGAAACCCATTCATTATGTCCAAGTGCGGATGCACTGCACACTGAATAATATATTTATACTCATTTATACGGCTTGACTTTCAATACGCTGTGCTTTTATTGTTTCCTGGATCATTGTTTGCAGCGGAAGAAAAATCAAGCATACAATGTGTAAACATGTTATCATGCAGCATAAATATCTTCAcatttctgaataaattttccaCCTGTCGATTGTTGAGTACTTTGACTATGTACCAACAAATGTCATTTAGGTGAGCAGAAAAACAAGATTGATTATCACGCGTGGCGATTGATATTTATGGCGTAACGCGGGGCAAAAGTTAATAGCTGACTGTTTGTAAAAATATCATAAAGTTCGGTTtcctttttatttgaaaataagccTCTTGCCTTCAAAACGTATGTTTTACCAGAGTTTTGGAAATTTATTTGTAGTCTCATAACCACAGATGGTGCGTAAAAGAAATAAACGGAAATTTTTACCCCACTCTACTGTATTTCCTTAAAATTTAATCACTCGCAAAGTCAGTATGACTTTGTACTGAGCCGATaaatttctttgaaaatatgaagaaaatgaGTGATAAGAAACTAAGAGAACAACATAAGCAATTTTCGGCTGAactgaagagaaaaaaaaaaacaaagttttcacaaCCCAATCTGAGCAAACACTACCCTGCTTGACCACAGGTAACGGCGGTTATCAATGCCATGTCGATGGCACTAACACCTTGTTTCATGGCTGATTTGTGACATAAACAGCGGTTAGTTGTCACGGTCTATGATGATACGATAGCGAGCAATGTCAATAGTTTATCTCTGCACGCTCTACCCGTCACTATTGAGAAAGAAACACACAATTAATTACACGATTTCTGATAGGAATTTGACCAACAGTGGTTACCCTAACTGAAACTTTATATCGTTTCGAAGTGGTTTCaccagtaaaacagaaaatgctgAAATGCTTTTATGACtttatttagttttgatttCTTACTTTTAATTGAGAAGGTTTAGTGCATTATCATCATGACATATATGTGAACACACTCCTCAATTaaattttgagatattgattaAGCCTTTCTGACAGTTCGGCTCAAAAGTCCTCAGACACCAATATTTTTGTGATGATCAATGTGTAAACATGTTATCATGCAGCATAAATATCTTCAcatttctgaataaattttccaCCTGTCGATTGTTGAGTACTTTGACTATGCACCAACAAATGTCATTTAGGTGAGCAGAAAAACAAGATTGATTATCACGCGTGGCGATTGATATTTATGGCGTAACGCGGGGCAAAAGTTAATAGCTGACTGTTTGTAAAAATATCATAAAGTTCGGTTtcctttttatttgaaaataagccTCTTGCCTTCAAAACGTATGTTTTACCAGAGTTTTGGAAATTTATTTGTAGTCTCATAACCACAGATGGtgcgtaaaaaaaataaacggaaATTTTTACCCCACTCTACTGTATTTCCTTAAAATTTAATCACTCGCAAAGTCAGTATGACTTTGTACTGAGCCGATaaatttctttgaaaatatgaagaaaatgaGTGATAAGAAACTAAGAGAACAACATAAGCAATTTTCGGCTGAactgaagagaaaaaaaaaaacaaagttttcacaaCCCAATCTGAGCAAACACTACCCTGCTTGACCACAGGTAACGGCGGTTATCAATGCCATGTCGATGGCACTAACACCTTGTTTCATGGCTGATTTGTGACATAAACAGCGGTTAGTTGTCACGGTCTATGATGATACGATAGCGAGCAATGTCAATAGTTTATCTCTGCACGCTCTACCCGTCACTATTGAGAAAGAAACACACAATTAATTACACGATTTCTGATAGGAATTTGACCAACAGTGGTTACCCTAACTGAAACTTTATATCGTTTCGAAGTGGTTTCaccagtaaaacagaaaatgctgAAATGCTTTTATGACtttatttagttttgatttCTTACTTTTAATTGAGAAGGTTTAGTGCATTATCATCATGACATATATGTGAACACACTCCTCAATTaaattttgagatattgattaAGCCTTTCTGACAGTTCGGCTCAAAAGTCCTCAGACACCAATATTTTTGTGATGATCAATGTGTAAACATGTTATCATGCAGCATAAATATCTTCAcatttctgaataaattttccaCCTGTCGATTGTTGAGTACTTTGACTATGCACCAACAAATGTCATTTAGGTGAGCAGAAAAACAAGATTGATTATCACGCGTGGCGATTGATATTTATGGCGTAACGCGGGGCAAAAGTTAATAGCTGACTGTTTGTAAAAATATCATAAAGTTCGGTTtcctttttatttgaaaataagccTCTTGCCTTCAAAACGTATGTTTTACCAGAGTTTTGGAAATTTATTTGTAGTCTCATAACCACAGATGGtgcgtaaaaaaaataaacggaaATTTTTACCCCACTCTACTGTATTTCCTTAAAATTTAATCACTCGCAAAGTCAGTATGACTTTGTACTGAGCCGATaaatttctttgaaaatatgaagaaaatgaGTGATAAGAAACTAAGAGAACAACATAAGCAATTTTCGGCTGAactgaagagaaaaaaaaaacaaagttttcacaaCCCAATCTGAGCAAACACTACCCTGCTTGACCACAGGTAACGGCGGTTATCAATGCCATGTCGATGGCACTAACACCTTGTTTCATGGCTGATTTGTGACATAAACAGCGGTTAGTTGTCACGGTCTATGATGATACGATAGCGAGCAATGTCAATAGTTTATCTCTGCACGCTCTACCCGTCACTATTGAGAAAGAAACACACAATTAATTACACGATTTCTGATAGGAATTTGACCAACAGTGGTTACCCTAACTGAAACTTTATATCGTTTCGAAGTGGTTTCaccagtaaaacagaaaatgctgAAATGCTTTTAtgattttatttagttttgatttCTTACTTTTAATTGAGAAGGTTTAGTGCATTATCATCATGACATATATGTGAACACACTCCTCAATTaaattttgagatattgattaAGCCTTTCTGACAGTTCGGCTCAAAAGTCCTCAGACACCAATATTTTTGTGATGATCAAATCATTTCCTggtaaatttcaactgtattatTTAAAACAGTTGTaggcttactgctctactgtgTCGAGCCTTCTTTACTCTTACCAGTATCGCCAATTCTCTGGAGAGATTTTACAAACGGTCCTCTGGCCTCTGGGCAGTCTAACTGTGAGAGGGACATATATTTTATCAAGAGAAAGGAGTTAAattgaaacctcgttcctcctgccaacaTCGTCAATTACAAATGCCTGGCAGAACCTCCGGTCAGTTTTATTCTAGAGCGGACTCATCGAGAGGAAAGAACCTTATAAAAACCTTGTTCCTCACACCATAATTTCCAGTTTTGCCAACTTGATATCGAGTTTTGACACAAATTGGATCTAACTAAAAATTTTAGGAAAATAATTCGGATGGCCGTCTCTTAGGAAGTCCAAAagtgtgaaaaatgtttaatttcTTCTGTAACCCTATTTACAACGTATCGAGGAAATAAACATGTGCGGGATTCAATTGGTGCATGATCCTGTTTTGTAACTATTTGTTAATTCTGAGGACCATCGCTTCTCACGTTGTTATCCGCCTGACTGCATTTATTCAACACGCACATGCATTTGCAACAGAGGGGCCTGTGCCTGGAAATTGGCTTATTTATTGGGTAACCTTTTCACCCTCGGAACGTTGCTATACATGTCTTTGCTGTGGCATGATTTTTACCCTACCATAGAAATGTACCCTTTATCATGCACAAAAGTTATTAAAAGACTAAAATCTCAAGTCACCAAACAATTAAACTAAAATGAATTACAAGTTCCACTCGTGAATTTTTCAGTAACAATTTGTTTAACATTGCTTTTGTCATTTAATTACCATTAGacgttcttcatttttttttctcctttcaaACAATAAAAAAGCTATCATTAGTGGCTAATCTATCATCAGAAAGCCGACAAGCCAACCTGGTGACTGCTTATGTGCACGCGAAACACACTTTCTTATGTGCTTGTATATGTATATGAGTCTTGGAGATGTTTGAAAAGCCATAGGTTGTTTCTGCATCGCGCGCTCAATGCAGTGCTGCCGCAGCCGGGCGGTCGAATGATGTAAAGGAGATTTATCAGTTTCCCTGCTTGCAGTTTTTGGCGGTTTCGTAACAAGCAGCTGTGAGCtgctataataaaaaaaaacttatgacGGATTGAGTAATGACCGTTTATCGACGCTTCCTGATTGGTTGTGCTACTTGAAATGGAACCTGCTGGATAATACTAATCGGTTTGTGTTACCGGCGGTGAGAGGCGAGAACACAATCTTTTGCACGTAGACCTGTACATACTGCGATGAATCTTTAACCCATTATGGACCCGACCTAGATCCTGATTTTTCTTCAGTTCAAgtgtgaaaaaaatgtttttagaacATTGGTAAATGGCACAAAAACAACCTTACTAGCTTCTAGAATATATAATTATCAATagtttatattatttttcacaggtttaaaaaaaatattgaaaaattgttttcgaaCACATTTGcaagaattttttgaaaataaaatatatatcgAATATAGCTGTTTTAGAGGTTATCTTATTTTGGAGCTGGTCACTCTTACGACCCAAAAAAAAAGATACGGATTTGACTGATTTAGACTAAGATTATCCAGTTCCGAAATagagtgaccataaaaaacgggtGTTATTCGTAATatatttgattttcaaaaaatcataaagtTTGAACCAAATAactgattttcgatctttttgaatcaaattaaaGATAATTCTTTCTAGAAATCGAAGCAAGCGTGCAACGCAAGTAGACGTCTTTTATTTTTCGCGTCCGTGTTTTTAcaggaaaattataaatacaaacCGACAACAGAAGTATATACATAAATTTATTAAGCTACATATGCCACTAGTGCCAAGTGTAACAATTTGCTGTGATAATAAGCCAGTGAGCTGTTAAACGTGTTAGTTCACTGAGTGAGTGGAAGTCGCAGGATTGTGGAAAAGTATAAATTCGAATTGATGTTTGTAATAGAACCCTAGACGGCGCAAATATGGTTTATAAATAAGGCTAAGTATTCTTTCCTGCATATTTCTATTCTGTCTTAGATTTCATCGATGAAAATGGAGGATTATTTACATAACGCGTTAATATAGTTAATGGAAGAATTGCTGCGTAATAGTTAGGTGGTATTCAGTAGTTTTAGATATTTTTAGTAACTGATATGCTCCCAGGATTTTCTAAGGAAAACTGGTGATGTTGAAGCTATTGAGTTGGTAAATATCTATAATTCTAATTAGCCCACACAACAGCCTTTGTGATATttaaagtttaatttcgcgTAACGTAGAGTATCATTTACCAAAAAGGAGAAAAGCTGTTCTTTTTCATATGATCACAAATTCTACCCTGTTATACTCGTAGTGATGCAGTGGAACCCGCGGTCTCTAAACCAAACGAGCATCACCATCCCTCTTCTTCCCAAGTAGTACCGCCTTTTGGTCGTGGCCAGCGTCGTTCTTGGTTAGTTGTAAAAGTATTTCGAACCAGTGAAAATTACACAATGAGAATGTAACGTTGATCCTAGGTCCCAAGCACCATTAGTCTGGTTCATTTTGCAATTCTGTTGGTTTGATCAACCACGGAGTGCAACTGCGGGCAGTCTATCTATGCTTTACTATGCTTTATTTAAGggattaaacataaataattgccagcaaaaaaataacaaaaataatttcaaattcagCAGCTTAgaccagaaaagccacaaatgaAATGAATCTAGTCAAAATTTAGCCTAGAAGGGCTAAGAAACGCAACAGGACAAATATATTCTAATTTTTGCTGTAAATGGTTCCGTCTtccatgtatgattttttgatgtagtttgatgcgaaaacaaatttccccgagtttggatatatttcaacttaagccgcaacaatggcgccatttcgaatttttgagaaatcggaaatttttgatgttttttcgacgccaaagCCAAATATCGAAATTTCGAGAGTTTgaccacatattagcatcttcttaccaaccttaaaaaaaacagatcttaaatcgaacaaaaattGGGCACAAAAcgatgattctacgaaaacggttttggtatggtttttatatattctacaaagcaaaataatatggagTATGATAATCATTGATCGTAATGCGCTAAtttctaaaagtggtagtcaaattatgtcttatattgagaaAAAAGTCTTAGAAATCGTTTggcaggtgtctgatctacgtaaaatgtcagaaaCATGTCgttttcccctacaatactaaaataggtttataacGACGTTAAATtaccttatttgaaatctctttAATGTaacatcaagagtgtaagcaacactaaaagatacaataacagcTTGTCTTCACATGATTCTCCCCTTTTTGTGGGGAGGGGGTCtcatttttggccaggaccggtcaaaacataaaaatctcgcttcagctatgtGACAGAATCATCGCAGGTAAATTCAATGTctgaaacatttcaaattataacAAAGTATTCTCATGGAacggttttaaaatttaatttaattgaaataagatcCCAATTACATAGTTCTTAGATTAAATAGGAATCAGTATTTCAACGGTGGAATTGCAATTACAAACTTAAGACGTTCTGAGCTAGACTTACCAATAAAGCAGTGCGAAAATATGTCATACCCTTTCATGGGCAATTTGCATTTTCCGAGCGCATTAGATCCGTTGTAATTATATCCATCCAGAGCTTCGTCCGAGAAAACCATTGGAAGAAATTGAACTATCGACATTCCAGCAGGTTTCTTGCGAGTCAAAAAGTTTACCTTGCGAAATAGTTAGAGGTTTTCATATGTTGCCCGATTGAAATCAGCTGAAAAACCTACATATTCCTCGCGGATGCGATCGTTTTGAGAGACCGAATTCTCGAGTCTCTCGACTTCCTCCGGTTCGACTAAGGGGAACGAAAATCCAGTTACATACGGTGC encodes:
- the LOC129723960 gene encoding uncharacterized protein LOC129723960 isoform X1, producing MQRLTKALTFYYSAVTTPEKYYILSSDEIYEVRDSNAPYVTGFSFPLVEPEEVERLENSVSQNDRIREEYVNFLTRKKPAGMSIVQFLPMVFSDEALDGYNYNGSNALGKCKLPMKGYDIFSHCFIDIEFTCDDSVT
- the LOC129723960 gene encoding uncharacterized protein LOC129723960 isoform X2, which encodes MLEKGQVTTPEKYYILSSDEIYEVRDSNAPYVTGFSFPLVEPEEVERLENSVSQNDRIREEYVNFLTRKKPAGMSIVQFLPMVFSDEALDGYNYNGSNALGKCKLPMKGYDIFSHCFIGKSSSERLKFVIAIPPLKY